The following coding sequences lie in one Lysobacterales bacterium genomic window:
- a CDS encoding DMT family transporter has translation MSPPPRRNPHLTAALLMLCSAVLFALMAVAIRLASHTLHTFEVAFFRNFFGLVATLPLLYRHGPGLLRTQHLPRYLLRCLIGVIGMFCGFWAIGHLPLAQAVALSYSSPIFVVIAAVLFLGERVHARRWSAVAIGFVGVLVITRPGSADFSLGMLVAVASAFLTGLVSIQIKQLSALEPADRIVFFTTLIWVPMSLLPALWVWQWPVGIAWLWVIAAGFFGTGGHMLWTRALKLGDVSALTPISFTQLPVVAIAGWLLFDERVDRWTLIGAAIILVSSAYIAHREAQLARRHATREPLKSVEPAT, from the coding sequence ATGTCGCCCCCACCGCGCCGCAATCCGCACCTGACTGCCGCCCTGCTGATGCTCTGCAGCGCCGTGCTGTTCGCGCTGATGGCGGTCGCGATCCGCCTCGCTTCGCACACGCTGCATACCTTCGAGGTGGCGTTCTTTCGCAACTTCTTCGGCCTGGTCGCGACGCTGCCGCTGCTCTACCGCCACGGTCCGGGTCTGCTGCGCACGCAGCACCTGCCGCGTTACCTGCTGCGCTGCCTGATCGGCGTGATCGGCATGTTCTGCGGCTTCTGGGCGATCGGGCACCTGCCACTGGCGCAGGCGGTGGCGCTATCGTACTCGTCGCCGATCTTCGTCGTCATCGCCGCGGTACTGTTCCTCGGCGAGCGCGTGCACGCGCGGCGCTGGAGCGCGGTCGCGATCGGTTTCGTCGGGGTTCTGGTAATCACGCGACCGGGCTCGGCGGACTTCAGCCTGGGCATGCTGGTCGCGGTCGCCTCTGCATTCCTGACCGGCCTGGTCTCGATCCAGATCAAGCAGCTTTCCGCACTCGAACCGGCGGACCGTATCGTCTTCTTCACCACCCTGATCTGGGTGCCGATGTCGCTGTTGCCGGCGCTGTGGGTCTGGCAGTGGCCGGTCGGCATCGCCTGGCTATGGGTGATCGCCGCCGGGTTCTTCGGTACCGGCGGGCACATGCTGTGGACGCGCGCGCTCAAGCTCGGCGACGTCTCGGCACTGACCCCGATCAGCTTCACGCAGCTGCCGGTGGTCGCGATCGCCGGCTGGCTGCTGTTCGATGAACGCGTCGACCGCTGGACGCTGATCGGTGCCGCGATCATTCTGGTTTCCAGCGCCTACATCGCGCACCGCGAGGCGCAACTCGCACGCCGCCACGCCACGCGCGAGCCACTCAAGTCGGTGGAACCGGCGACCTGA